Proteins encoded by one window of Elaeis guineensis isolate ETL-2024a chromosome 12, EG11, whole genome shotgun sequence:
- the LOC105055068 gene encoding cold shock protein 2 yields MANWSGRSKGTVKWFNGTKGFGFITPDDGGEDLFVHQSSIKAEGYRTLTEGEPVEFTIAEGEGGRTKAVDVTGPDGSSVQGSSGGRRDGYGGGGSRSGATRGGYGFNGGGSGGGGRGGGARGGGWGYGGGGACYNCGETGHIARDCYQGGGGGGRYGGGGGGSYGGGGSYGGGGGGGGGGGGSCYACGEMGHFARECPNAK; encoded by the coding sequence ATGGCGAACTGGAGCGGCCGATCGAAGGGGACGGTGAAGTGGTTCAACGGGACGAAAGGTTTTGGCTTCATCACCCCGGACGACGGTGGCGAGGACCTCTTCGTCCACCAGTCCTCGATCAAGGCGGAGGGCTACCGCACCCTCACCGAGGGAGAGCCCGTGGAGTTCACCATCGCCGAGGGCGAGGGCGGCCGCACCAAGGCCGTCGATGTTACTGGCCCCGATGGATCCAGCGTCCAGGGCAGCAGCGGTGGCCGGAGGGATGGTTATGGTGGTGGAGGCAGCCGCAGCGGCGCTACCCGTGGAGGGTATGGGTTCAACGGTGGGGGCAGCGGCGGTGGTGGGAGAGGAGGGGGTGCGAGAGGCGGTGGCTGGGGTTACGGAGGCGGTGGTGCCTGCTATAACTGTGGTGAGACTGGTCACATCGCTAGGGATTGCTACCAAGGAGGCGGAGGCGGTGGGAGGTACGGCGGCGGTGGCGGTGGGAGTTACGGCGGTGGGGGGAGTTACGGCGgaggtggcggcggcggcggcggcggcggcggatcCTGCTATGCCTGCGGCGAAATGGGCCACTTCGCTAGGGAATGCCCTAACGCGAAGTGA
- the LOC105055067 gene encoding uncharacterized protein, which translates to MMGDGVKLILAKPIQLADQVTKWTDEAQSFKQECMEVKAKTERLAALLRQAARAELYERPARRIVVDTEQVLDKALALVSKCRAHGLMKRVFTIIPAGAFRKMCIQLDNSIGDVSWLIRVSTASADDDDGHLGLPPIAQNEPILFLIWEQIATMYTGSLDARADAAASLVSLARDNDRYGKLIIEEDGVGPLLRLVKEGRVEGQESAALAIGLLARDPESVEQMVLAGVCSAFAKVLKEGAMKVQAMVAWAVSELAANHPKCQDVFAQHNVIRLLVSHLAFETVQEHSKYAIPSKGMSIHCVVMANNNTANNSTNNDGHSLSVDGPEMQHPLGNQSQNNKNQMHNVIQTTMAKSSGKTHPTANGNANGTAGSKHPQNVSLHGTSIKGREFEDPATKAHMKAMAAKALWHLAKGNSAICKSITESKALLCFAVLLEKGADEVQYNSAMALMEICGVAEQDAYLRRSAFKPTSPAARAVVDQLLRIVEKADYDDLLVPCMVALGCLSRTFRATETRIIGPLVRLLDDREPVVMKEATIALTKFACTENYLHVDHSKAIINAGGAKHLVQLIYFGEEVQIPALILLCYIAIHVPDSEALAQAETLTVLEWSYKQAYLVQDATVEDLLHEAKSRLELYQSRSTRGYH; encoded by the coding sequence ATGATGGGGGATGGGGTGAAGCTGATCCTGGCGAAGCCGATTCAGCTGGCGGACCAGGTGACCAAGTGGACAGACGAGGCCCAGTCGTTCAAGCAGGAGTGCATGGAGGTGAAGGCGAAGACGGAGCGCCTCGCCGCGCTCCTCCGGCAGGCCGCGCGCGCCGAGCTCTACGAGCGCCCCGCCCGCCGCATCGTGGTCGACACCGAGCAAGTCCTCGACAAGGCATTGGCGCTCGTCTCCAAATGTCGCGCCCACGGATTGATGAAGCGCGTGTTCACCATCATCCCCGCGGGGGCGTTCCGCAAGATGTGCATCCAGCTCGACAACTCTATCGGCGACGTCTCCTGGCTCATCCGGGTCTCCACCGCCTCCGCCGATGACGACGACGGCCACCTCGGACTCCCCCCCATCGCCCAGAACGAGCCCATCCTCTTCCTCATCTGGGAGCAGATCGCCACCATGTACACCGGCTCCCTCGACGCCCGCGCCGACGCCGCCGCCTCCCTCGTCTCCCTCGCCCGCGACAACGACCGCTACGGCAAGCTCATCATCGAAGAGGACGGCGTCGGGCCGTTGCTTCGTCTGGTTAAAGAAGGCCGCGTGGAGGGCCAGGAGAGCGCCGCGCTCGCCATCGGCCTCCTCGCCCGCGACCCGGAGAGCGTCGAGCAGATGGTGCTCGCGGGCGTCTGCTCGGCGTTCGCCAAGGTTCTCAAAGAAGGGGCCATGAAAGTCCAAGCAATGGTGGCGTGGGCCGTGTCCGAGCTCGCCGCCAACCACCCCAAGTGCCAGGACGTCTTCGCCCAGCACAATGTCATCCGCCTCCTCGTCAGCCACCTCGCCTTCGAGACCGTCCAGGAGCACTCCAAGTACGCCATCCCCTCCAAGGGCATGTCCATCCACTGCGTCGTCATGGCCAACAACAACACCGCCAACAATTCGACGAACAACGATGGCCATTCTCTGTCGGTAGATGGCCCGGAGATGCAGCATCCATTGGGAAACCAGAGCCAGAACAACAAGAACCAGATGCACAACGTGATCCAAACCACCATGGCCAAGTCATCCGGCAAGACGCACCCTACCGCCAATGGCAACGCCAACGGGACGGCGGGCTCGAAGCACCCGCAGAATGTCTCGCTCCACGGCACCAGCATCAAGGGGAGGGAGTTCGAGGACCCGGCGACCAAGGCCCACATGAAGGCCATGGCCGCCAAGGCCCTGTGGCACCTCGCCAAGGGCAATTCAGCCATTTGCAAGAGCATCACCGAGTCCAAGGCGCTCCTCTGCTTCGCCGTTCTTCTAGAGAAGGGAGCCGACGAGGTCCAGTACAATTCAGCCATGGCACTGATGGAAATTTGCGGGGTTGCTGAGCAGGATGCTTACCTTAGGAGATCTGCATTCAAGCCAACCTCCCCGGCGGCCCGGGCGGTCGTCGACCAGCTACTGAGAATTGTCGAAAAGGCTGACTACGACGACCTCCTCGTGCCATGCATGGTGGCATTGGGCTGCTTGTCAAGGACATTCCGGGCAACCGAGACCCGGATCATTGGGCCATTGGTGCGGTTGCTTGATGACAGGGAACCGGTGGTGATGAAAGAGGCGACCATCGCCCTGACTAAATTTGCATGCACTGAGAATTACCTCCACGTTGATCACTCGAAGGCGATCATCAATGCCGGTGGGGCAAAGCACCTCGTCCAGCTCATCTACTTTGGTGAAGAGGTTCAGATTCCAGCATTGATCTTGTTGTGCTACATTGCCATCCATGTGCCCGATAGCGAGGCATTGGCCCAAGCCGAGACCCTTACAGTGCTCGAATGGTCATACAAGCAGGCTTACCTGGTGCAGGATGCGACAGTGGAGGACTTGTTGCATGAGGCCAAGAGTAGGTTGGAGCTCTACCAGTCCAGAAGCACAAGAGGTTACCACTGA